The Methanoculleus marisnigri JR1 genome window below encodes:
- a CDS encoding UDP-glucose dehydrogenase family protein: MRITVVGGGYVGLVTGACFAELGHTVDIVEIDARKAAAINAGRAPIHERGLDMLLERHAGERLSAGTDYGPVAEADLSFVCVGTPPAADGSADLSMVAAASRSIGEALRDGNGLHTVVVKSTVPPGTTAGLVVPAILEHSGRNEIGFAMNPEFLREGRAVEDFLHPDRIVIGSRDDRSGEAVAAVYRGLSAPVVRCGLTAAEMIKYASNALLATKISFSNEVGNVCKRLGIDVYEVMEGVGMDHRVSPHFLSAGAGFGGSCFPKDVAALVSLAESLGEEPALLRSVLDVNDRQPLRLVGLLEEKIGDLAGKRVAVLGLAFKDNTDDIRESRAIPVIAELLRRGAAVAAYDPLAVPSMRRVFPGIDYAASAADALRGADACLVMTEWPEFSDLNGEFDLMKSRVVIEGRRILSCGGKEGICW; this comes from the coding sequence ATGCGGATAACAGTCGTCGGCGGGGGGTACGTCGGCCTGGTCACGGGGGCCTGCTTTGCCGAACTCGGGCACACCGTCGATATTGTCGAGATCGATGCGAGGAAGGCGGCGGCGATCAACGCCGGGCGCGCCCCGATCCACGAGCGGGGGCTCGATATGCTCCTTGAGCGGCACGCAGGCGAGCGGCTCAGCGCGGGGACGGACTACGGTCCGGTGGCGGAGGCGGACCTCTCGTTTGTCTGCGTCGGCACCCCGCCGGCGGCCGACGGGAGCGCCGACCTCTCGATGGTCGCCGCGGCGAGCCGGTCGATCGGGGAGGCGCTCCGCGACGGGAATGGTTTGCACACCGTCGTTGTGAAGAGCACCGTGCCGCCGGGGACGACCGCGGGCCTCGTCGTGCCCGCGATCCTCGAACACTCCGGCCGGAACGAGATCGGGTTTGCGATGAACCCGGAGTTCCTCCGGGAGGGGCGTGCGGTGGAGGACTTCCTGCACCCGGACCGGATCGTGATCGGGAGCCGGGATGACCGTTCCGGCGAGGCCGTCGCCGCGGTCTACCGCGGGCTTTCTGCCCCGGTGGTGCGGTGCGGCCTCACCGCCGCGGAGATGATCAAGTACGCCTCGAACGCCCTCCTCGCGACGAAGATCTCGTTTTCAAACGAGGTGGGAAACGTCTGCAAGCGCCTCGGAATCGACGTCTACGAGGTGATGGAGGGCGTCGGGATGGATCACCGGGTCTCGCCGCACTTTCTATCCGCCGGCGCCGGGTTCGGGGGGAGCTGCTTCCCAAAAGACGTCGCGGCCCTTGTCAGCCTCGCGGAGTCGCTCGGCGAAGAGCCCGCACTCCTCCGGTCGGTCCTCGACGTCAACGACCGCCAGCCGCTCCGTCTGGTGGGGCTCCTTGAGGAGAAGATCGGCGATCTTGCGGGGAAACGGGTCGCCGTCCTCGGCCTCGCCTTCAAGGACAACACCGACGACATCCGGGAATCCCGGGCGATCCCGGTCATCGCCGAGCTCCTCCGGCGGGGGGCGGCGGTCGCCGCCTATGACCCGCTTGCTGTACCTTCGATGCGGCGGGTCTTTCCCGGGATCGACTACGCCGCCTCGGCCGCGGACGCCCTCCGGGGGGCCGACGCCTGCCTGGTGATGACGGAGTGGCCGGAGTTCTCCGATCTCAACGGGGAGTTCGACCTGATGAAGTCCCGGGTCGTCATCGAGGGGCGCCGGATCCTCTCGTGCGGCGGGAAAGAGGGGATCTGCTGGTGA
- a CDS encoding class I SAM-dependent methyltransferase, producing the protein MNDYVNKSDSSAKPVHMVDQSVAQIRNYVLNQYVKSTPRPQNAIDIFKGEWTSKLPTPYEDLEVGSTQLFEDPRISWAVEQFGGVNNKSILELGPLEGGHTYMLEHLGAESILSIEGNTRAYLKCLIIKEILGLKRAQFMCGDFIEYLRNADTKFDVAIASGVLYHMRNPVELIAMLSKVSDEMFIWTHYYDQEIISQNSLIPANKFGNCTISEYGGFKHELHRYEYDAALDWTGFCGGSDLFSNWMTREDILACVEHFGFSDIRINFDHPQHPNGPAFALSATRR; encoded by the coding sequence ATGAACGATTATGTGAATAAATCGGATTCCTCCGCAAAACCTGTGCATATGGTCGATCAAAGTGTTGCTCAAATTCGTAACTACGTCCTCAACCAATATGTGAAGTCCACCCCAAGGCCTCAGAATGCCATTGACATTTTCAAGGGGGAGTGGACTTCAAAACTTCCTACGCCATATGAAGATTTGGAAGTAGGATCTACCCAGCTTTTTGAAGATCCTCGCATCTCATGGGCCGTGGAGCAATTTGGGGGCGTAAACAATAAATCAATATTGGAGCTTGGCCCACTGGAAGGCGGACACACATATATGCTCGAACATTTGGGTGCAGAATCAATTCTTTCGATCGAGGGAAATACCCGTGCATATCTGAAATGCTTGATAATCAAGGAGATCTTGGGACTAAAACGAGCGCAATTTATGTGTGGCGATTTTATCGAATATTTGAGAAATGCCGATACTAAATTCGACGTTGCAATCGCCTCTGGAGTGCTCTATCATATGAGGAATCCTGTCGAATTAATCGCTATGTTATCTAAGGTTTCAGATGAGATGTTCATTTGGACACATTACTATGATCAGGAGATCATATCTCAAAATTCATTAATTCCTGCAAATAAATTTGGGAACTGCACGATATCTGAGTATGGTGGGTTCAAGCATGAATTGCATAGATACGAATATGACGCGGCTCTCGATTGGACTGGCTTTTGCGGCGGCAGTGACCTATTCAGCAACTGGATGACTCGCGAGGACATTTTGGCCTGCGTTGAGCATTTCGGATTCAGCGACATTCGAATTAATTTTGATCATCCACAACACCCCAACGGGCCAGCCTTCGCATTATCAGCAACCCGACGATGA
- a CDS encoding SDR family oxidoreductase, which translates to MVSAGERARRTGSYRRYREGQNIRILVTGGAGFIGSHIIERLLDDGHEVVCLDNFDPYYDPEIKKSNIQPFLENKNFTLEVGDIRNRDTLTRLLEGTDYVFHEAAQAGVRISVEDPIKPHEVNATGTLNLLEASRDSGVKKIINASSSSVYGTVEYLPFDEDHPRRPVSPYGVSKLAAEEYCRVFSELYGLKSVSLRYFTVYGPRMRPDLAISIFTRKALANEPITIFGDGTKTRDFTNIKDIVRANLIAMQKGEGAYNIGGGHRVSIQTLAETIIETTGSSSEIRYADTVKGDAEHTFADTKKAERNLGWRPQVSLEEGLRRYAAWVSNSRS; encoded by the coding sequence GTGGTATCTGCGGGAGAACGGGCACGCCGAACCGGATCATACCGTCGTTACCGGGAGGGACAGAACATTCGGATATTAGTCACCGGCGGGGCCGGGTTCATCGGCTCCCACATCATCGAGCGGCTGCTCGACGACGGCCACGAGGTCGTCTGCCTGGACAACTTCGACCCCTACTACGACCCCGAGATCAAAAAAAGCAATATCCAGCCTTTCTTGGAGAACAAAAACTTCACCCTCGAAGTCGGCGACATCCGGAACAGGGATACCCTCACCCGGCTCCTCGAAGGCACAGACTACGTCTTTCACGAGGCGGCGCAGGCAGGCGTCCGCATCTCGGTTGAAGACCCCATAAAACCCCATGAGGTGAACGCTACCGGGACACTCAATCTGCTGGAAGCATCCCGGGACTCCGGCGTGAAAAAGATCATCAACGCCTCCTCCTCGTCGGTCTACGGGACCGTGGAGTACCTCCCCTTCGACGAAGACCACCCCCGGCGGCCGGTCTCCCCCTACGGCGTCTCGAAACTCGCGGCCGAGGAGTACTGCCGGGTCTTTTCGGAACTCTACGGGTTAAAGTCGGTGTCTTTGCGGTACTTCACCGTCTACGGCCCGAGGATGCGGCCGGATCTCGCGATCAGCATCTTCACCCGAAAAGCCCTCGCAAACGAGCCGATCACGATCTTCGGCGACGGAACGAAGACCAGGGACTTCACCAACATCAAGGACATCGTCCGGGCAAACCTCATCGCCATGCAGAAGGGTGAGGGGGCCTACAACATTGGTGGAGGGCACCGGGTCTCCATCCAGACACTTGCCGAGACGATCATCGAGACCACCGGGAGTTCATCCGAGATCAGGTATGCGGATACGGTAAAAGGCGATGCCGAGCACACCTTCGCCGACACGAAGAAGGCGGAGCGGAATCTCGGCTGGCGCCCGCAGGTATCGCTTGAAGAAGGATTACGGAGGTATGCAGCATGGGTGTCGAACTCTCGGTCGTGA
- a CDS encoding nucleotidyltransferase family protein, whose product MRGTEQEHRRCERAEFEKPDGFRTEREESDIDILIEFEEGGRSFDAYMDFKFFLEDLFRRRVDRDTVKPALAPYILRSVRYAPGNKQERMICDAGRDTML is encoded by the coding sequence GTGCGAGGAACGGAGCAGGAGCACCGAAGGTGCGAAAGAGCGGAGTTTGAGAAACCCGATGGGTTTCGAACAGAGCGCGAAGAGAGTGATATCGATATCCTCATCGAGTTCGAGGAGGGAGGACGCTCGTTTGATGCGTATATGGATTTCAAGTTCTTCCTCGAAGATCTCTTCAGGAGGAGAGTCGACCGCGATACCGTCAAGCCGGCTCTCGCGCCGTACATCCTCAGGAGTGTCCGGTATGCCCCGGGAAATAAGCAGGAAAGAATGATATGCGATGCGGGAAGAGATACAATGCTATGA
- a CDS encoding glycosyltransferase family 4 protein — protein MKILMLNYEYPPLGGGAAPVTKSLSEELVRQGHEVDVVTMGYKELPKQEYLNGVQIYRVPSIRKKLEMCTFHEMLSYCISAGRLLPKLLKENNYDINHTHFIIPTGAVSSHYHKKIPYIVTTHGSDVPGHNPDRFQFQHVLFKPFSTIVLNRARYVTSPSNYLKGEIIRNYGERKIAVIPNGIFVDTYIPQRKERKILTVSRLFEMKGIQFVIEAMKDIEGFEYVICGDGPYRPQLEDLVERMHLEHKVKFRGHLKPEQLKQEYGSAAIFVLPSTSESFGLVLIEAMSAECAVITSNKTGCAEVVDDAALLVPPKDSEAIKNQLLTLINDPKRCRELGTQGRRRVEQQFSWSSVTKKYSDLYENILSNE, from the coding sequence ATGAAAATCCTGATGCTGAACTATGAGTACCCGCCATTGGGCGGCGGAGCGGCCCCGGTAACGAAATCACTGTCAGAAGAGCTCGTCCGTCAGGGGCACGAGGTAGATGTTGTCACGATGGGATATAAGGAACTACCAAAGCAAGAGTATCTCAACGGGGTGCAGATATACCGGGTTCCGAGCATCCGGAAAAAACTTGAGATGTGCACCTTCCATGAAATGCTCTCATACTGTATCTCCGCAGGTCGCCTTTTGCCAAAACTGCTAAAGGAAAATAACTATGACATCAATCATACACACTTCATCATCCCTACAGGTGCCGTTTCAAGTCACTATCATAAGAAAATACCATATATCGTGACAACCCATGGCAGTGATGTTCCCGGACATAACCCGGATCGATTTCAGTTTCAGCACGTCCTATTCAAACCATTTTCAACTATCGTATTAAATAGGGCTAGATATGTAACTTCTCCCTCAAACTACCTGAAAGGAGAAATCATCAGGAATTATGGGGAGAGGAAGATAGCTGTTATTCCAAACGGCATCTTTGTTGATACATACATTCCACAGAGAAAAGAGAGAAAAATCCTCACTGTGAGCAGACTTTTCGAAATGAAAGGAATTCAGTTTGTCATTGAAGCAATGAAGGACATCGAAGGGTTCGAATATGTCATCTGTGGAGATGGACCGTACAGACCACAATTAGAGGATCTGGTTGAACGGATGCACCTTGAACATAAGGTGAAATTCCGGGGTCATCTTAAACCAGAGCAGTTAAAACAGGAGTATGGATCCGCAGCCATCTTTGTATTACCGAGTACCTCAGAAAGTTTCGGCCTTGTTCTCATTGAAGCAATGTCGGCTGAGTGTGCTGTCATTACATCTAACAAAACCGGCTGCGCGGAAGTGGTTGATGATGCAGCCCTACTCGTGCCACCGAAAGATTCGGAGGCCATTAAGAACCAACTGCTTACGTTAATAAACGACCCCAAACGGTGTAGAGAACTGGGGACACAAGGGAGAAGGCGGGTTGAACAGCAGTTCTCTTGGAGTTCAGTCACGAAGAAATATTCCGATCTCTATGAAAACATATTAAGCAATGAATAG
- a CDS encoding class I SAM-dependent methyltransferase produces MDTTEKERLYGSYTSTFLGRIHHGGADEFPIYHKYFRRNYLMHLPVQKDARILDLGCGMGHFLNFLEKEGYRNYLGIDLSPENIHFCREHGYTVRMSDIFSFLEETTELFDAIVMNDVLEHFEKQEVIRFLDLAYQKLTSNGKLILKVPNAANPLLASTIRYIDFTHELSFTEVSLSQVLKKCFV; encoded by the coding sequence ATGGACACGACAGAGAAAGAACGGCTATACGGGTCATATACCTCCACTTTTTTAGGTAGAATTCACCATGGCGGTGCGGATGAATTTCCGATTTATCATAAATACTTTAGAAGGAACTATTTAATGCATCTTCCTGTGCAGAAAGATGCCAGAATTCTTGATCTTGGATGTGGTATGGGACATTTTCTCAATTTCTTAGAGAAGGAGGGCTACCGCAACTACCTTGGCATTGATCTAAGCCCAGAAAACATTCATTTTTGTAGAGAACACGGTTATACCGTCAGAATGAGTGACATCTTTTCTTTTCTGGAAGAAACTACTGAACTCTTTGATGCGATTGTCATGAATGATGTTCTTGAACACTTCGAGAAACAGGAGGTTATTCGATTCCTAGATCTGGCTTATCAGAAACTTACATCAAATGGAAAATTGATTCTTAAAGTTCCTAATGCTGCAAACCCGCTGTTAGCCAGTACCATCAGATACATAGATTTTACTCACGAGTTATCATTCACTGAGGTAAGCCTTTCACAGGTGTTAAAAAAATGCTTCGTTTAG
- a CDS encoding acylphosphatase: MKRFVAVAQGRVQRVGYREHVYNETFERNISGYVKNLDTGEVEIVAEGSESDLRDLINEINIIRRPIAVKSFAVRWEEATGEYADFEIIRGDIQEETFERMDYAGNALHSMDTKLDRMLGQQDQMLDKQDQTLQIARETKEEIVGLRSDTRKHLDDEFGEIRKELVSIKDALARAGIQV; the protein is encoded by the coding sequence ATGAAACGATTTGTGGCCGTCGCGCAAGGGCGTGTCCAGCGAGTCGGGTATCGAGAGCACGTATACAACGAGACGTTCGAACGGAATATCTCGGGATACGTGAAGAATCTCGATACCGGAGAGGTCGAGATCGTTGCAGAGGGGAGCGAAAGCGATCTCCGGGACCTCATCAACGAGATCAATATCATACGTAGACCCATTGCAGTCAAATCGTTCGCCGTCAGATGGGAAGAAGCAACGGGAGAGTATGCCGATTTTGAGATCATCCGGGGGGACATCCAGGAGGAAACATTCGAGCGGATGGATTACGCCGGAAATGCACTGCACAGCATGGATACAAAGTTAGACCGGATGCTGGGCCAGCAAGACCAGATGCTGGACAAACAAGATCAGACTCTCCAGATCGCGAGAGAGACGAAGGAAGAGATTGTCGGCCTCCGGAGTGACACCAGAAAACACCTTGATGATGAGTTTGGGGAGATCAGAAAGGAACTCGTCTCTATCAAGGATGCGCTTGCCCGGGCGGGCATCCAGGTCTAA
- a CDS encoding sugar phosphate nucleotidyltransferase has product MPVRQGLIPAAGSGSRLGPFTNAIPKELLPVGEKAVIEHVVEAMSLAGITDIVIVVSPHKHGLSDYLGSGKRFGVDFTYVVQDERLGLANAVAAGEHVIDGTFAVVLGDNFFAPKTFLADLIGYHAAHRPDTTVGVARVEDVTRHGIILPDGDRVADMVEKPQPTAAPSNLGALGAYVFETSIFDAIARTKPGHKGEYQLTDAIRLEIAEGRDVRYRVIDGIHIDVGTPRDLMRANEWYLRENGHAEPDHTVVTGRDRTFGY; this is encoded by the coding sequence ATGCCGGTGAGGCAGGGGCTGATCCCCGCCGCGGGCTCGGGGTCGCGCCTTGGGCCGTTCACGAACGCGATCCCGAAAGAACTCCTCCCCGTGGGCGAGAAGGCGGTGATCGAGCACGTCGTCGAGGCGATGTCGCTTGCCGGGATCACCGATATCGTCATCGTCGTCTCCCCGCACAAGCACGGCCTCTCCGACTACCTGGGCTCGGGCAAGCGCTTCGGCGTCGACTTCACCTACGTGGTCCAGGACGAGCGGCTCGGCCTCGCGAACGCCGTCGCCGCCGGCGAGCACGTCATCGACGGCACCTTCGCCGTCGTCCTCGGCGACAACTTCTTCGCTCCGAAGACGTTCCTCGCCGACCTCATCGGCTACCACGCCGCCCACCGCCCCGATACCACCGTCGGCGTCGCCCGGGTGGAGGACGTCACCCGCCACGGGATCATCCTCCCCGACGGCGACCGGGTCGCCGACATGGTCGAGAAGCCGCAGCCGACGGCCGCCCCGAGCAACCTCGGCGCCCTCGGGGCCTATGTCTTTGAGACAAGCATCTTCGACGCCATCGCCCGAACCAAACCCGGCCATAAAGGCGAGTACCAGCTCACCGACGCGATCCGGCTCGAGATCGCCGAGGGCCGCGACGTCCGCTACCGGGTCATCGACGGCATCCACATCGACGTCGGGACGCCGCGGGATCTGATGCGGGCGAATGAGTGGTATCTGCGGGAGAACGGGCACGCCGAACCGGATCATACCGTCGTTACCGGGAGGGACAGAACATTCGGATATTAG
- the hepT gene encoding type VII toxin-antitoxin system HepT family RNase toxin, which translates to MDEGVLGHLRELDEAALDWERYRSITLEDLRTDRDKRNMVLHALLVSIQASIDIANHLVAASSSRRPETYRESFAILCDGGLIPEDLAVRLSDLAGFRNVLVHLYCRLNLDEVYGVLQDDLPIVNRYRDLVRMILRDRLLPE; encoded by the coding sequence ATGGACGAAGGGGTTCTCGGTCACCTCCGGGAACTGGACGAGGCAGCTCTGGACTGGGAACGCTACCGATCCATCACCCTTGAAGACCTCAGGACCGACCGGGACAAACGAAACATGGTGCTGCACGCACTCCTCGTCAGCATCCAGGCATCGATCGATATCGCCAACCACCTGGTCGCGGCCTCCAGCTCCAGGCGGCCCGAGACCTACCGGGAGAGTTTCGCGATTTTATGTGACGGGGGGCTGATCCCGGAAGACCTCGCGGTCCGGCTCTCAGACCTCGCGGGCTTTCGGAATGTTCTGGTCCACCTCTACTGCCGGCTGAACCTGGACGAAGTCTACGGGGTGCTTCAGGACGACCTTCCGATCGTAAACCGGTACCGGGATCTGGTTCGGATGATACTCCGGGACCGCCTCCTCCCGGAGTGA
- a CDS encoding glycosyltransferase family 2 protein, translating to MGVELSVVIPAYNEEESVGLLYEELHEVLSASGRSYEIVFVDDGSTDATFERLRALHERDPAVRLVKFRSNFGQSAAMKAGFDHAGGEVIVTMDADLQNDPHDIPRLLEKMEADDLDVVCGWRYNRHDPLSKKIFSKFANLLRKTLTHETIHDSGCTLRAYRRECVKDLELYGELHRYIPAMLLWKGYHVGELQTNHRDRSFGRSKYNWVRLAKGFLDLLVIVFWQRYSVRPMHVFGGAGLVMAGVGLALALYLGISRLFLGMGLTDRPLFLVALVLLIVGVQFVAFGILADILLKVYYGQNGRKPYLVEHMVQ from the coding sequence ATGGGTGTCGAACTCTCGGTCGTGATCCCGGCATACAATGAGGAAGAGAGCGTCGGCCTGCTCTACGAGGAACTGCACGAGGTGCTCTCCGCATCGGGCAGGAGTTACGAGATCGTCTTCGTGGACGACGGTTCGACCGACGCGACGTTCGAGCGTCTCCGCGCCCTCCACGAACGGGACCCTGCCGTCAGGCTCGTCAAGTTCCGGAGCAACTTCGGGCAGAGCGCCGCGATGAAGGCTGGATTCGACCACGCCGGGGGTGAGGTCATCGTCACCATGGACGCGGACCTCCAGAACGACCCGCACGATATCCCGAGGCTCCTCGAAAAGATGGAAGCCGACGACCTCGACGTCGTCTGCGGCTGGCGCTACAACCGTCACGACCCGCTCTCCAAGAAGATCTTCTCGAAGTTTGCCAACCTCCTGAGGAAAACCCTCACCCACGAGACGATCCACGACTCCGGGTGTACGCTCCGGGCCTATCGGAGAGAGTGCGTCAAAGACCTGGAACTCTACGGGGAACTGCACCGCTACATCCCGGCGATGCTCCTCTGGAAGGGCTACCACGTCGGGGAACTGCAGACCAACCACCGGGACCGCTCCTTTGGGCGGAGCAAATACAACTGGGTTCGCCTGGCCAAGGGTTTCCTGGACCTCCTCGTGATTGTCTTCTGGCAGCGATATTCGGTCAGGCCGATGCATGTGTTCGGGGGGGCGGGGCTGGTGATGGCGGGAGTCGGGCTTGCCCTCGCCCTGTACCTGGGCATTTCCCGGCTGTTCCTGGGGATGGGGCTCACGGATCGCCCTCTGTTCCTGGTCGCGCTGGTTCTTCTGATCGTCGGCGTGCAGTTTGTCGCCTTCGGGATCCTCGCAGATATCCTGCTGAAGGTCTACTACGGGCAGAACGGAAGGAAACCATATCTCGTGGAGCACATGGTTCAATGA
- a CDS encoding nucleotidyltransferase domain-containing protein has protein sequence MRRRHLLKAGEKEEVLRTIRMILAGFDEIEVGYVFGTFCRGDFGDVDVAILVTGEPAPYQAMRFARRVERELERGFCYRFEADVKVLNTAPVSFQYEVIKSGRLVLSRDRERRVRYEAGVLSRYLDYAETLDWFDRVLLTRA, from the coding sequence ATGAGACGCCGCCACCTGCTAAAAGCCGGAGAGAAAGAAGAGGTTCTCCGCACCATCCGCATGATCCTCGCCGGGTTTGACGAGATAGAGGTGGGGTATGTCTTCGGAACGTTTTGCAGAGGGGATTTCGGCGACGTGGACGTGGCAATCCTTGTCACCGGCGAGCCCGCCCCCTACCAGGCGATGCGGTTCGCGCGGCGGGTCGAGCGGGAGCTCGAACGGGGGTTTTGTTACCGCTTTGAGGCTGACGTGAAGGTTCTCAACACCGCCCCGGTCTCTTTCCAGTACGAGGTCATCAAGAGCGGCAGACTCGTGCTCTCCCGCGACAGAGAGCGTAGGGTCCGGTACGAGGCAGGCGTGCTCTCCCGGTATCTCGACTATGCGGAGACGCTCGACTGGTTCGACCGGGTTCTGCTCACGAGGGCCTGA
- a CDS encoding lysylphosphatidylglycerol synthase transmembrane domain-containing protein — protein sequence MKHPTLAKAAAVLITVALLAILLSQVSVADVITTLTSINPLYLVAGYFLYAFSYFFRALRFHVLLNREVGLRDLFQIVCVHNMVNSILPAKTGELSYIYLLKKVHKRSVGEGVATLVMARVFDFIAITVLFFCSILMIEDLPPTVQNGIVIIAIFMIVMIALLIGLLYFGRPFLNTIERVFKYVHLDRRRFGAYLLIKFDEVVGALEEVRVSRNLFFVGLMSFLIWSLNYAVVYLLLSSMHIALSLQKVILGSTFTLLTSLLPIQGIGGFGTTEGVWTLVFVQLGMPMDIAITSGLVYHILVVIYYVVLGMWGIVAIKHR from the coding sequence GTGAAACACCCCACTCTCGCCAAAGCCGCCGCAGTCCTCATTACCGTCGCGTTGCTCGCGATCCTGCTCTCCCAGGTGAGCGTAGCGGACGTCATCACCACCCTCACGAGCATCAACCCTCTCTACTTGGTCGCTGGGTATTTCCTCTATGCCTTCAGCTACTTCTTCAGGGCGTTGCGGTTTCATGTCCTCCTGAACAGAGAGGTGGGGCTGCGTGACCTCTTTCAGATCGTGTGCGTGCACAATATGGTGAACAGTATCCTGCCAGCCAAGACAGGGGAACTCTCCTATATCTATCTGCTGAAGAAGGTACACAAGCGGAGTGTTGGGGAAGGGGTGGCGACGCTTGTAATGGCACGGGTGTTTGATTTCATTGCAATAACTGTGTTATTTTTTTGCTCAATACTTATGATCGAAGATTTACCTCCGACTGTTCAGAATGGCATCGTGATCATTGCGATATTTATGATCGTAATGATCGCTCTGCTTATCGGACTGCTCTACTTTGGAAGGCCGTTTCTCAACACTATTGAAAGGGTTTTCAAGTATGTTCATCTAGATAGAAGGAGGTTTGGCGCCTATCTGTTAATAAAATTTGATGAAGTAGTTGGAGCCCTAGAGGAGGTAAGGGTTTCAAGGAATTTGTTCTTTGTAGGCTTAATGTCCTTTTTGATCTGGTCTCTTAATTACGCAGTGGTTTATCTCCTCCTTTCAAGCATGCACATCGCTCTATCATTACAGAAAGTCATTTTGGGTTCAACATTCACTCTACTCACGAGCCTTCTGCCTATACAGGGTATTGGGGGCTTTGGCACGACTGAAGGGGTCTGGACACTGGTCTTCGTTCAGTTAGGGATGCCCATGGATATTGCCATCACTTCGGGTCTGGTTTACCATATTCTCGTAGTTATTTATTATGTGGTGCTGGGTATGTGGGGTATTGTAGCAATTAAGCATAGGTAA